Proteins encoded together in one Candidatus Bathyarchaeota archaeon window:
- a CDS encoding LLM class flavin-dependent oxidoreductase codes for MGSDLGFGASLQPDSFEVMLRRTLLMERLDFDHVWVPDHLVLLDRGSICLDAWTILSGFAVKTRRIRLGTSVSDPYRRHPAVFAQTVGTLDQISKGRVILGLGLGEAQNLIPYGISYDRSVARLREAVEVMRSLWSGRAVDFKGGFYSLRKAFIQAVPVQKPHPPIFIAANSPKTRMLAGALGDGWMAEMMTPQRYREDLKDVRRGAEEAGRSLRGFRIVYHGPLSIAEDREEAWSMIEKLARSLFLWWPKQLEIYGYKVTREFDWSHLLVEEDTAKKIEEHLGEVPEEVARDITIYGTVDDCIGRIEDYIEAGVTDFAFFMEFQDKYRADEVLKMMGEKIVPYFKGLD; via the coding sequence TTGGGGAGTGATCTGGGTTTCGGTGCAAGCCTTCAGCCGGACTCTTTTGAAGTCATGTTGAGGCGAACCTTACTTATGGAGAGGCTGGACTTCGACCACGTATGGGTTCCGGATCACCTGGTGTTGCTGGATCGAGGTAGCATATGCCTCGACGCTTGGACGATCCTCTCAGGCTTCGCCGTTAAGACAAGGAGGATTAGACTAGGAACCTCTGTGAGCGACCCTTATAGGAGGCATCCCGCCGTCTTCGCCCAGACAGTTGGAACCTTGGATCAGATATCCAAGGGCAGGGTTATCCTGGGCTTAGGTTTGGGGGAAGCCCAAAACCTCATACCTTACGGAATATCTTATGACAGGAGTGTAGCTAGGCTGAGGGAGGCTGTAGAGGTTATGAGGAGCCTCTGGTCCGGCAGAGCCGTTGATTTTAAGGGGGGATTCTACTCCTTAAGGAAGGCATTCATCCAGGCAGTTCCGGTTCAAAAGCCTCATCCCCCCATTTTCATAGCGGCGAACAGCCCCAAGACACGGATGCTGGCCGGTGCACTGGGGGACGGATGGATGGCTGAGATGATGACTCCACAGAGGTATAGGGAGGACTTGAAAGATGTCCGGCGAGGGGCTGAAGAGGCGGGTAGGAGCCTTAGAGGCTTCAGGATAGTTTATCACGGCCCCCTGAGCATAGCTGAGGATCGAGAGGAGGCTTGGAGCATGATCGAGAAGCTGGCCAGGAGCCTCTTCCTATGGTGGCCTAAACAGTTGGAGATCTACGGTTACAAGGTCACACGCGAGTTCGACTGGAGCCATCTCCTCGTAGAAGAGGACACCGCCAAGAAGATCGAGGAGCATCTAGGCGAGGTCCCGGAAGAGGTTGCAAGGGATATAACTATATACGGGACGGTGGATGACTGCATAGGGAGGATCGAGGATTACATTGAGGCGGGGGTGACGGACTTCGCGTTCTTCATGGAGTTTCAGGACAAGTATAGAGCTGACGAGGTCCTGAAGATGATGGGCGAAAAGATAGTACCATACTTTAAGGGGCTTGACTAA
- a CDS encoding extracellular solute-binding protein, whose translation MDRRRYLRILGLTLGAAGIGAAGYTAWRAKPYGLGPLFTRSSNWMGSSPSFLRGKVTSWEQDASFAERYVAPRFREAYPGVELNYRSYSWEVRRMKFDIALMFDVGLPSTVLHECRYLLSLMYRQPGKLLDLSDLVKPYLNHFSEGDSAILSSGEPGRLYAIPLSETPPCTYYNLEAFQRAGIAAEDLDTFQDWVEAGEVMVRRKKIAEAFMVMDPASWGMEILYRVPCWDEDLYPLFDEKFHIELLNDYRRLRLDYKLVQDALFYSPEYWEAYGAGKAVFYTSYEWWGFSLMEHCPQASGKFRVAPHPRHDLDRRAMAPLKGVYPIPAGLPEDAREAAWRYLEFALCNPDPMIGAWKYAPIEDVAGFFTFPAHREFRRKILLNRPMPFYGGQKVYAIWDEASAIGEPHHFPPETLILYFYYGDKAEEALLGEKTARQACLRVQEKALELRRKRLEGTLSIHL comes from the coding sequence ATGGATAGACGTAGGTACCTGAGGATCCTAGGACTCACCCTAGGAGCGGCTGGTATCGGAGCGGCTGGATATACGGCATGGAGGGCTAAGCCCTACGGGCTTGGGCCGCTGTTCACCCGGTCCTCCAACTGGATGGGGTCATCTCCTTCATTTCTCAGGGGGAAGGTGACAAGCTGGGAGCAGGATGCCTCGTTTGCTGAGAGGTACGTGGCCCCAAGGTTCAGGGAGGCCTATCCCGGAGTCGAACTGAACTATAGGAGCTATTCATGGGAGGTTAGGCGCATGAAGTTTGATATCGCCCTTATGTTCGATGTGGGCCTTCCTTCCACGGTTCTCCATGAGTGCAGATATCTCCTCTCCCTAATGTACCGGCAGCCCGGTAAGCTCTTGGACCTATCCGACCTGGTGAAGCCCTACCTAAACCATTTCAGCGAGGGAGACTCAGCTATCCTGAGCAGCGGCGAGCCGGGCCGCCTCTACGCCATCCCCTTAAGCGAGACGCCTCCATGCACCTATTACAACTTGGAGGCTTTCCAGAGGGCGGGGATAGCCGCTGAAGACTTGGATACATTCCAAGACTGGGTGGAGGCCGGCGAAGTCATGGTCCGCAGGAAGAAGATCGCCGAAGCCTTCATGGTGATGGATCCCGCCTCCTGGGGCATGGAGATCCTCTACCGGGTTCCCTGCTGGGATGAGGATCTTTATCCCTTATTCGATGAGAAGTTCCACATCGAACTCCTCAACGATTACCGTAGGCTAAGACTTGACTATAAGCTAGTCCAGGATGCCCTATTCTACTCCCCGGAGTACTGGGAAGCCTACGGGGCGGGGAAGGCCGTGTTCTACACTAGCTATGAATGGTGGGGCTTCAGCCTGATGGAACATTGTCCCCAAGCCTCAGGGAAGTTCCGCGTAGCTCCCCACCCTAGGCATGACCTAGACCGTAGGGCCATGGCGCCCCTTAAAGGAGTATATCCCATCCCAGCCGGGTTGCCTGAAGACGCTAGAGAAGCGGCTTGGAGATACCTGGAGTTCGCCCTCTGCAACCCGGATCCCATGATAGGAGCCTGGAAGTATGCCCCAATAGAGGACGTCGCAGGCTTCTTCACGTTCCCAGCCCATAGAGAGTTCAGGAGGAAAATCCTCCTGAATAGGCCCATGCCCTTCTATGGAGGCCAGAAAGTCTACGCGATATGGGATGAAGCCTCAGCCATCGGGGAGCCTCATCATTTCCCACCTGAAACCCTGATATTATACTTCTACTACGGGGATAAGGCTGAGGAGGCCCTCCTGGGAGAGAAGACAGCCCGCCAGGCCTGTCTGAGAGTCCAGGAGAAGGCCTTAGAGCTTCGGAGGAAGAGGTTGGAGGGGACCTTGAGCATCCACTTGTAG